The stretch of DNA ATTATTACGAATTGGTATCAAAAAGAATGCGGGAATCGGGGAAATGACCATCTTCTGAATATGGAGTTTTTCGATATCAAGTAATATTTTCCTGAACCAGGAACCGCCCAAAAGCTGACCCCGTAAAACATTTTCCGTCCCGCCAAACTGCACATAAACCGTCGCTCACCTTCTTTTAAATTGCCAAGCTCCAACCGCTTTTTATACTTCGGCCATCACCTATGAACCGGAGGTCACTATGCCTGAAGAGCTGGGCGCCTATTCCGCCCAAGCGATGGAAAACCGGATCCTGACCCTTCGAGGCCAGAAGGTGATCTTGGATCGGGACCTTGCGGCCTTATATGGGGTCAAGACCCTTCGTTTGAACGAGGCCGTTAAACGCAATAAGGATCGTTTCCCTGGTGATTTTTGCTTTCAGCTGACGCGGGAAGAATTCACCCGTTTGATATCGCAAATTGCGATATCAAACAGCGGACGTGGTGGTGTAAGGAAATTGCCGCGAGCATTCACCGAACATGGGGCCCTCATGGCCGCCAATGTCCTGAACAGCCCGAAAGCTATTGAAATGAGCCTCTTCCTTGTTCGGGCCTTCATCAAGCTCCGGGAAAGGCTATCCGCTACGGCTGAACTGGAAAAACGTCTTGAGTCCATCGAAAAAAGCCTCATTTCCCACGATATCGCCCTGCGGGACATCTATCGAAAACTGAAACCCCTCTTGCTGGCCCATGAACCTGGAAAGCCTCCCAAGAGGATCGGGTTCACCGCAGATGAGAAGTCGAAGTTTTATCGAGCTTAACCCTATCCCATGGGAGGTCGGCGCTAAGCCGACCTCTTTGAACCTATATTTGAAAGGAAGGTCAACATGCCGACCCTAAGTCCCGTCGCCCAAGTCGTGGAGATCCCCCTGGCGAATGTCCATCCCAACCCCAAGAACCCCGGCCCGCCCATCCCCGCGGACCAGATCACCGACCTGGCCGAGAACATCGAGGCGGAAGGCCTCCTGAACCCCATCAAGGTCATGCCCCTGGTCCGGAGCCCTCAAGCGGAAAAGTCCCCCCATGGCCCCGGTGCCCCGGACCCCCGGAACCAACAATGGGTCATCCTGGCCGGGGAACGCCGCTACTGGGCCTTCCTTTGGCTCAAACGGGAGACCATCCCGGCCTTCCTGCTGGACCCCACCCCCGCCGAGGCCGTCAAGATCACCCACCTGGACAATGCGGTCCGGGAAAGGGGCTGGTGGGCCGACTACCAGTCCATCGAGGCCCTCAAGCAGGCGGACCCCACCCTGCGCCAAAGGGAGATAGGGGCCGGGTTGAAGATAGATCTACCGAAGGTGAACCGGGCCCTAAGCCTCTTACCCCTCCTCAACCCGGAGGCGAGGGCCATTCTTGTTAGTGACACTAACAACGGAAATAAGGGGAATAAGGGCATTTCGGAGCTGGCCGCCGCCGAACTGGCCGGACTGGCGACCGATCCGGTGACCCCAGCCACCCAGGCCCTGGTCCAGCGGGCCCTGGTCGAAGTCCGTGACCAGAACCTCACCCAGATGGGGGTCCGAGAGATGGTCCAGTGGATCCATCAAGGGAAGAAGCCCGAGGACTACCGGCCTGGGATGGCAAAGGCAGGGGGGAACAAGCCGTCCCCGAGGCCGTCCAGACCGGCGGTCAAGGCGGGGGTGTCCGACCAAGCCGTAGAGGCCCCCCAAGACCCCGCCCCGGCACCCGGGTCCAAGGGGAACCCCGTCCCCGTATCGGGCGGCAAGACCGACCTTCAGGTCCTTTACGACCACTTGAAAGGGAATGGCCTGTTGGCTGGCGGCCTCATCGGTGCCCTCGGGGGCTTCCTGGCCTCGAACCTGAAACGCGCCCTAGGCACTTTTGTTCGGCGCTATATGCTCCACGCCCTGGCGGCCCTGGGGATCCTGGCTTTGTTGGTATTCCATGGGGTCGGGAACCTTTTCCATAAGAGCCCAAATACCCAGGAAACAACCTCGGCGGTCCCGGCGGAACGCCCTGAGCGACCGGAGGGAGTCGAACGGGCTCAAGTGCCAGCTCAGGCTGAAGCCTCAAACGTTGTTCCTGCCAAACCGATCCCCAATAAGCCTGAACCCAAGCAAATGGGCCGTCAGGCCCCATTGGGTTCAGCCGCCAAACGGGCCGCTGGCGGACAACCACAAGTTGTCCAGCCAAGTGCCCAACCCGTACCGGGTTGGGCCCCCGAAGGCATCCCCCTCCTCAAGGAATTCGGCGATCACTTTTATGGCCGCTCCGGCTCCATGTGGTCCGACGACCTGGCCTATTTCAAAGGGCTTTTGACGGCGGACTATTACCCCACCTTCCAAAAGCAATTCTTCCCCTCGGCCCAACAGACCGAGATGCAGACCAAGCAGGAATACCAGCTCTATTCCAAAGGCCAGGCACCAAGAGCGACAGGGGGAGCGGGGAATACGGTTCTTTACCGGATCCAAGGCCAGGTCACCCTGCAAAGCCGGGCGTCGCGGGTCCCGAAGACCCTTTGGACCAAGCCGATGGCGTTGGAGATCTCCCTAAGGCACTTGGAGGGGTTGGGGTATCGGGTTGAACGAGTGAGAGAGGTACAACCGCGCCAAGAAGCTGGAAGCGCCACTGCGGGCTCGGCAGGCAATGGTGTGGACCCCCTGAAGGCGGTCCAAGACGTGAGCGGGGGCGTGGCCAATGTGGCGGGGGATGTAGAGAAGGTGGATGCCGCCAAGAAGGCATTAGGACTTTAGAAGCCCGAAAATTAGAATGGCCGGGTATTTCGATCGTCATTCATCTTCGAGGAACGAGGTGGGACCATGGGGGAATTGCTCCAGTTGTTGATATCGATAGTGGTGGTTTTGGTGATCTTCTTGGCTTGCCGGGCGCTCATGCTTTGGTATTGGAAGATCGACAAGATCGAGGAGCATTTGAAGGCGATCCGGGCCGCGCTCGAAAAACGGGGCTGAACCGATCCGAGTTAGGCGTTTTTTCAAAGAGGAACTATGTCTAGATTGCTCGAAGCAAAAGTTTATGGGCCGACCTCTTACTCGGGCGATTATTCGGGCTTTAAGGACAGGCATTCGAACACCTGCATAAATAACAAAGAGGTCCCATGAACATCGTCATCTGCTGCGACGGGACGGGCAACGAGTTCGGGTCGCATAATTCCAACGTCATCAAGCTCTTCTCGGCGCTGGATAAGGACAAGAACCAGCAGACCGTCTATTACCACCCGGGCATCGGGACGGTGGGGGTCTCCAACCCGCTCCTGTGGCTCTGGACCTGGTTCAACCGCATCCTGGGCGCGGCCATGGGCTTCGGCATCCGAAAGGACGTGGCGGATTGCTACCGCTTCCTCATGGACAGCTACCGGGGCCCCCAGGACAAGGTCTATGTCTTCGGCTTCAGCCGGGGGGCCTATACGGCCCGCATCCTCTGCGGCATGCTCAACCAGTTCGGCCTGCTCCAGCGGGGCGACGACCTGCTCATCAATTACGCCTACAAGCTCTTCAACCGGGAGGACCCCAACGCGGCGGCCCTGTCCGCCGAGTTCAAGAAGACCTTCTCACGGGAATGCAAACCCCATTTCGTGGGGGTCTGGGACACGGTCAGTTCGGTCGGTTGGATCTACGACCCCACCTCCTTCCCGAACACCTACCGCAACCGGGACATCAAGATCGCCCGCCACGCCATTTCCATCGACGAGCGGCGCTGTTTCTTCCGGCAGAACCTCATGGCCCGGGGGGAGGAGGGGCAGGACATCGTCCAGGTCTGGTTCCCTGGGGTCCATTCGGACATCGGCGGGGGTTACAGCCCCTACAGCGAATGCGGGCTTTCCCAGATCGCCCTGGGGTGGATGATCCGGGAGGCCACTAAGGCGGGGTTGAAGTTCGACAAGGCCAAAGTGAAGGCCCTTTTCGAGGCGCCCAACGCCGCCCCCGATCCCGCCGGCAAGCTCCATGTGTCCCTGACGGGGTTCTGGTGGATCTTGGAATTCATCCCGAAGCGCTATTTCGACTTCAAGGAGAAGGTCTACAGGTTCAAGCTACCCCTGGCCCAGCCCCGGTTCATCCAAGAGGGCGCGTTGGTCCATGAGAGCGTGATCAAACGGATGAAGGACCCGAAGAGCCGGTACAAGCCGGTCAACCTGCCGGAGAACTATCGGGTGGTGCGGTGAGGGAAAATGCGGCCTGGTCGATTTGCTTGTTGAGAACACGGATAATGCAGGGGAATTTGAGTGGATGGGGACAGGGGAAGGCTATTCTTGAAGGGATAAGGTTTATTAATTCTAAGATGAACTAAAATTAGGCAGAATTTGGTCTCTTTAAAGCTTTTTCTCTTTTGAGGAAGGGCTTTTTGTTTTCTGAAAAAATATTTGTCGATAATATAGGCCGATTGTTTGTCAGTATATTTTACTGGCAACCCTAAAGAATACAAGTGTATACTATTGAGGTGTATCTTGGCTGGCATTTCAGAGACAATTTGGCCCTGTGAAAAACACACAGAAGCAAAACACTTAATACTAAAAAGTTACATAGGGGCCTGGGTTTCCATTCTTCCGAATAAATTTTCAAAAGCCTTATTCGTTGATGGCTTTAGTGGACCTGGAGAGTACGAAGGGGGAGAGCCGGGATCTCCACTAATCGCAATCGCCGAAGTTGGCAACGCCCTCAAGAACACAACTAAAAATTTTTCGCTACAAATGTACTTTGTTGATGCGAGAAACGACCGGATCGAAAATCTAAAACAGAAAATATCTTCGGCCCAATCCGATTCGAAGATAAAAATACACGAACCGATTTGCGGAAGATTTGAGGATGAACTCCCTGGAATAATAACAAATTTCAAAAATGGGATTCTGGGTTCTCAGTTTCCGATGTTAATTTTTATTGATCCGTTCGGAGTGAAGGGTTATCCCTTGGAGTTGATTAGGAAGATATTATCTAATAGATCGGCTGAAGTTTTTCTTCTGCTGGATGTTGATGGGATAAATAGGAATTTATCGAACGCACCATTAATGAAAGAGGTTTTTGGGGATGGATGTGAAAAGATTATTGAGGAAATTCTACGTGAAGGTGATACGCAGACCAGATACAAAATGATTAGAAAACTACATGAAAAGGTAGCGGGGCGACTGTCTCAATTTTATCTTCCGTTTAGGATGTTAGAAACTTCCAAGAAGGTTTTCCATGACATGGTATTTTTGACTAACAATCAGCTGGGCTTTCTGAAAATGAAAGAAGCTATGTGGCGAGCTGATAGTAGTGGTAGGTTCCAATTTGTTGATACGGAATATAATTCCCTAACTTTTGATTTCAAGGCTTGGAAAATGGAGCTATGGGATTTGATGCTTAAAAAGTTTCGGGGGCGAAAAGTAACGGGGGCAGAAGTTAAAGCCTTTGTTGAATTCAACACTAGGTTTTTGGATAGGCATAAGAGGGAAGTTCTGAATGAAAATGAAACGAGCGGGATGGATGCAGATAAGAAAATTCGAGTAGAAAAAATTGGCAGGAAGAAAAATACATTCCCTGAAGATGCGGCGATCTATTTCCCCGCAGGTTGAGGTCGGAGTGAAAAATGGCTGAAAATTCAAAAATTGAATGGACCAATGCGACGTGGAATCCTGTGACGGGTTGTCACAAGGTTAGCGCTGGGTGTGCAAATTGTTATGCGGAAAGGTTCGCAGAGCGGTGGAGAGGAATACCAGGCCATCCGTATGAACAGGGTTTTGATCTTAAAACTTGGCCATTGAGATTGAATTTACCATTGACTTGGAAAGACTCGAAAAGAATATTCGTTAATTCAATGTCAGATCTATTTCATCAGGACATTCCACTTAAGTTCCTGAAGCAGGTGTTCGAAACGATGAACAATGCCCATTGGCATCAATTTCAAGTCTTGACAAAACGCGCGGATAGACTCGAAAAAATTAGCTCATCTGTTAAATGGACGAAAAACATATGGATGGGTGTTAGTGTCGAATCCGATAAGTTCACTTATCGAATTGAAATGTTAAAGCGGACAAATGCAAAGATTAAATTTCTCTCTTTAGAACCTTTGTTATCACCTTTACCAAATTTGAAGTTAAGGGGAATCGATTGGGTCATTGTTGGCGGTGAGTCCGGTCCTGGTGCAAGGCCGATGGAAAAGGAATGGGTCGTTGACATTCAAAAACAATGTAAGAAATTTAATGTCCCATTTTTCTTCAAGCAATGGGGTGGAGTCCAAAAGAAAAAAAGAGGCCGCAAATTGAATGGCAGGATTTGGAGTGATATGCCGGAAAAAAAGACTGCAATGAGTTTGGCGGCATCGAAATAAATTTATAACCCACATTTTTTATAGGCGCGCAAAAGTCGCAATGTGTCGTAGCCATCAATTAAGCAAAACAGCTTCAGATTTCCAACTCGAGTTGCGTAGGCACGCATCATCCCTCGGACTTCCTTTTTGATTATGTGACAGTGCTGAAGAATCATCAGCTCTGCAGGCTCGGTAAAGAGTCGATCTACTTGATCACCTGCTTTGCCCAAAACTGAAAATGTCATTGGTTTAAATTGCGCTGGGCCTTTCAGTGCCATGGCAGTAGAAATCCTATGCCCGGAATACTTGATTCTCGTTGTGAAAAAGTCGGAACGTTCGCCGGCCCAGTCTTTGTCCAAATCCTGTTCATTGATGATTTCTGCAATTGCTTTTTTAATTTCCAGTTCGGGTATTCTTTCTAGAAGTTTCAAATCGTTCTTATTGGGGGTCGGCACGTTTTTAACTTCTTGAAAAGAATCGATGCTATCAATGTGGACTTCCAGTCGATTTGGCCAATTTTTTCCAATGTATGATGCTTTTGAAAATTCGGGTGTCATTGTCGAAACTACAATTGGAACAGCGTTTAAGTATTTCGAATCGATACTAGTTATGAGACCGAATAAAAAATGAGGTTTAAATCCTGAGAGCACAACTTGCGATGTTTGTGATACTAAATGTTCTTCTTGAAGTTCGCCTTGAAGTTCCAGGTTCAAGTCAATGCTTCCCAGATTGCAATGCATTAAACGGCAGTATTTTGATTTTGTTTTTGTGAGTCGATAATAATATGCGTCGTAATGAGTAAAATAAATTCCTTCCTTGATTGACCGCGCTGAATTTAATTGTCCTAGTGTCGGGATATTTTGAGTCTTTAGCCATTCCTCAAAGCTCTTGTTGATGTTTGAAAGATAGGCGCCTCTTTGAAGCCATTCTGGAAGTCCAATTGGGGCTGATGGAATGAGATTTGGATCTATGAGATCGAAAATTCTTGGAGTGCTTAAATACCAAGATGTTAATGAAAAATCTTTTTTATTTGGTTCGAATTCTGTCATGGCATCATCTTACAATTGATTTAGTTGTTATGTAGGAAGTTGGTAAAGCTCTTGCTTTAAATAATTCAAGATTTTAAATGTGCTTAAGGACAAAAGTGTTCATTGAACGAAAAATAAACCCAACTTCTCATGTTATTGAGCTTTGGGAATGCGAGTGGGAAAACCAACCGGGTCAAAAGCCCCAAAAAGCATTTCTGAGAAAAATTGGGGACGATATCTCCGCTGAAAAGGCGGAGCAAGTTGCTATGCATGAGTCTCCTGCAATTTGTTGGTCTTATGGACGAACCTTAGGAAATATTGCTGTTTATTCTCAATCAATTCTTGGGAACTTCCCCGGTAATGCGGGGACAGATGCTGTTTTACCTTGCGACATAGTAAGCGCTGGTAAATTCCGTCATGGGGTAAATAGGTGGTGGTGTAGGACTCATCAGGTGTATTGGGGAACAAAGGCAGATATCGAGTCCTATTCACGAATTGGGAAAATGATTTGCGCAAATCATGATCAGAAAATGAATTACGTTGTGGATCCATTTGAACTCGATCCGAGCGACCACTACCAAGTGGGAATTTGGTGCTCAATGCCAGCGGCGTTATCCTCAAGAAAAATGGAAAAAAGAACTCCGAAAATCCATGTTCATGTTCGAGAGAAGGCGGGTGAGCATAAGACGGTTGACGGTGATTACGATGCAATATCTGTTCGTAACAACCAAAACTTAGAACTTTTTGGGAAATCTAAAATTAGCTTAATCAATATTACTCCACCGGCCGCGTTTGAATTTGTTCAAGCGTTGGAACTGGGGCGAGAAACGGATTGTGTGAATTGTTCGACCTGTGGATATCCACATTTGGACTTGGGGGATTTTGGAATAACACCTCACAAGAAACATTTTTGTGCCAACTGCGGATATGACAGCACTTGGAGCAAAGAAAAGATTATTTCAACTCCACTAAAACCTTTACATGATTCCTTTTTAAAAAATGCTCAGTTTGTTGAACCTAATCGCTCCGTGAATTTGGATGAATGCCAGGGATGCACATATAACATTTGGGCTTCAACTCCTGCTATTGTTTGGAAGGCTGACCGTCCACAGGAAAAGGGAATCCACGTTCATGTCCACGACGGAAAAAGTAGAATTATCGATGACACCTATTCTGAAGTGATTTTAGGTGGTCAAAAATTGGTGCGGGCAGAACTATTTCAAAAGATGGTTGAGCAAACGATTATTTAATCATTCCGCGTCTGCCTAAAAGTATACGGTAGTATACTTTTTTCTTGACGGCCTCCCATTGGTGTGGATAATTATTACAGGACTACTAAAGCTTTTCCTTTTACTGAACGCGTGGCCCACTACTTAGACAACATCGACCACCTCCAATAAACCTGGGAAAGCTCCCGGGTTTTTTTATGCCCGAATTAAATTTTGGGAGGTGTCGAATGATTGGTCTAACGGTCAAGGGTTTAGCGAAATACATGGATTCCAATTCCTCAAAGCAAAGAAAAATTTTACGGGATTATAAATATCCAAAGCCAGAAGGTGTGGCTCAGACTTTGTATTACGCCGAAGCTCGGGCTGCGA from bacterium encodes:
- a CDS encoding phage Gp37/Gp68 family protein, coding for MAENSKIEWTNATWNPVTGCHKVSAGCANCYAERFAERWRGIPGHPYEQGFDLKTWPLRLNLPLTWKDSKRIFVNSMSDLFHQDIPLKFLKQVFETMNNAHWHQFQVLTKRADRLEKISSSVKWTKNIWMGVSVESDKFTYRIEMLKRTNAKIKFLSLEPLLSPLPNLKLRGIDWVIVGGESGPGARPMEKEWVVDIQKQCKKFNVPFFFKQWGGVQKKKRGRKLNGRIWSDMPEKKTAMSLAASK
- a CDS encoding ParB/RepB/Spo0J family partition protein, translating into MPTLSPVAQVVEIPLANVHPNPKNPGPPIPADQITDLAENIEAEGLLNPIKVMPLVRSPQAEKSPHGPGAPDPRNQQWVILAGERRYWAFLWLKRETIPAFLLDPTPAEAVKITHLDNAVRERGWWADYQSIEALKQADPTLRQREIGAGLKIDLPKVNRALSLLPLLNPEARAILVSDTNNGNKGNKGISELAAAELAGLATDPVTPATQALVQRALVEVRDQNLTQMGVREMVQWIHQGKKPEDYRPGMAKAGGNKPSPRPSRPAVKAGVSDQAVEAPQDPAPAPGSKGNPVPVSGGKTDLQVLYDHLKGNGLLAGGLIGALGGFLASNLKRALGTFVRRYMLHALAALGILALLVFHGVGNLFHKSPNTQETTSAVPAERPERPEGVERAQVPAQAEASNVVPAKPIPNKPEPKQMGRQAPLGSAAKRAAGGQPQVVQPSAQPVPGWAPEGIPLLKEFGDHFYGRSGSMWSDDLAYFKGLLTADYYPTFQKQFFPSAQQTEMQTKQEYQLYSKGQAPRATGGAGNTVLYRIQGQVTLQSRASRVPKTLWTKPMALEISLRHLEGLGYRVERVREVQPRQEAGSATAGSAGNGVDPLKAVQDVSGGVANVAGDVEKVDAAKKALGL
- a CDS encoding DUF2235 domain-containing protein, which gives rise to MNIVICCDGTGNEFGSHNSNVIKLFSALDKDKNQQTVYYHPGIGTVGVSNPLLWLWTWFNRILGAAMGFGIRKDVADCYRFLMDSYRGPQDKVYVFGFSRGAYTARILCGMLNQFGLLQRGDDLLINYAYKLFNREDPNAAALSAEFKKTFSRECKPHFVGVWDTVSSVGWIYDPTSFPNTYRNRDIKIARHAISIDERRCFFRQNLMARGEEGQDIVQVWFPGVHSDIGGGYSPYSECGLSQIALGWMIREATKAGLKFDKAKVKALFEAPNAAPDPAGKLHVSLTGFWWILEFIPKRYFDFKEKVYRFKLPLAQPRFIQEGALVHESVIKRMKDPKSRYKPVNLPENYRVVR
- a CDS encoding ORF6N domain-containing protein is translated as MENRILTLRGQKVILDRDLAALYGVKTLRLNEAVKRNKDRFPGDFCFQLTREEFTRLISQIAISNSGRGGVRKLPRAFTEHGALMAANVLNSPKAIEMSLFLVRAFIKLRERLSATAELEKRLESIEKSLISHDIALRDIYRKLKPLLLAHEPGKPPKRIGFTADEKSKFYRA
- a CDS encoding three-Cys-motif partner protein TcmP — its product is MAGISETIWPCEKHTEAKHLILKSYIGAWVSILPNKFSKALFVDGFSGPGEYEGGEPGSPLIAIAEVGNALKNTTKNFSLQMYFVDARNDRIENLKQKISSAQSDSKIKIHEPICGRFEDELPGIITNFKNGILGSQFPMLIFIDPFGVKGYPLELIRKILSNRSAEVFLLLDVDGINRNLSNAPLMKEVFGDGCEKIIEEILREGDTQTRYKMIRKLHEKVAGRLSQFYLPFRMLETSKKVFHDMVFLTNNQLGFLKMKEAMWRADSSGRFQFVDTEYNSLTFDFKAWKMELWDLMLKKFRGRKVTGAEVKAFVEFNTRFLDRHKREVLNENETSGMDADKKIRVEKIGRKKNTFPEDAAIYFPAG